A genomic window from Nocardioides sp. BP30 includes:
- the mreC gene encoding rod shape-determining protein MreC: protein MTQQQLRPVVRREGINRRGSLEPRDPRSPRRSTAVALVLACATLLTLDKTGGALDPARRLIGEVFGPAESAVSTVARPVTSVPGWFRTRSGMKSDLAELKAENAKLEQQVRTSAYDRNRLAEYDGLTKAAENIGYAVVPTHVVALGPAQSFHRTATIDAGSASGIKPDMTVVAAQGLVGRVLRVTSTTATVLLIVDGDSTVGGRASSSMKVGFVRGDGQLDGGSLELQLIDQSATPAAGDTVVTWGSTKDAPYVSGVPIGQVTSVYSSVRDSSKTAAVRPYVDFGALDLVGVVVPSGTKSDRAIIDADGSLKR from the coding sequence CGCCGCGGCAGCCTCGAGCCGCGCGACCCGCGCTCGCCGCGTCGTTCGACCGCTGTCGCGCTCGTCCTGGCCTGTGCCACCCTGCTCACCCTGGACAAGACGGGGGGTGCCCTGGATCCCGCCCGCCGGCTGATCGGCGAGGTCTTCGGACCGGCCGAGTCGGCGGTCTCCACCGTCGCCCGGCCGGTGACCTCGGTCCCGGGCTGGTTCCGGACGCGCAGCGGCATGAAGAGCGACCTGGCCGAGCTCAAGGCCGAGAACGCCAAGCTCGAGCAGCAGGTGCGCACCAGCGCCTACGACCGCAACCGGCTGGCCGAGTACGACGGGCTCACCAAGGCCGCCGAGAACATCGGCTACGCGGTCGTGCCGACCCACGTCGTGGCGCTCGGGCCGGCCCAGTCCTTCCACCGCACCGCCACCATCGACGCGGGTTCGGCCTCCGGGATCAAGCCCGACATGACGGTCGTCGCCGCCCAGGGGCTGGTCGGTCGGGTCCTGCGTGTGACCAGCACGACCGCCACCGTTCTGCTCATCGTCGACGGCGACTCCACCGTCGGCGGCCGGGCGAGCTCCTCGATGAAGGTCGGCTTCGTGCGCGGCGACGGCCAGCTCGACGGCGGCTCGCTCGAGCTGCAGCTCATCGACCAGAGCGCCACCCCCGCCGCCGGCGACACCGTGGTGACGTGGGGGTCGACGAAGGACGCGCCGTACGTCTCGGGCGTCCCCATCGGCCAGGTCACCTCGGTCTACTCCAGCGTGCGGGACTCCTCCAAGACCGCCGCCGTGCGGCCCTATGTCGACTTCGGCGCCCTCGACCTGGTCGGCGTCGTGGTGCCCAGCGGCACCAAGAGCGACCGCGCGATCATCGACGCCGACGGGAGCCTCAAGCGATGA
- the mreD gene encoding rod shape-determining protein MreD — protein MTGRWMAMSGLLVAVALLLQVSLFDAFAWQGVVPDLVLMVVVAAALSRGCQTGMVLGFAAGLLMDLAPPADHLAGRWALALMIAGYVAGRVRQDAGRASVVAVMATMAACSLVATTVFGLSGMVLRDPALGFGEVLRVIGIGLVWDVLLTPLVLPALLALYGRAEALRAR, from the coding sequence ATGACCGGGCGATGGATGGCGATGAGCGGCCTGCTCGTCGCGGTGGCGCTGCTGCTCCAGGTCAGCCTGTTCGACGCCTTCGCGTGGCAGGGCGTCGTGCCCGACCTCGTCCTCATGGTCGTTGTCGCGGCGGCGCTCTCGCGCGGCTGCCAGACCGGGATGGTGCTCGGCTTCGCCGCCGGCCTGCTGATGGACCTCGCGCCACCGGCCGACCACCTCGCCGGCCGCTGGGCGCTCGCCCTGATGATCGCCGGGTACGTCGCCGGTCGTGTCCGGCAGGACGCGGGCCGAGCAAGCGTGGTCGCGGTGATGGCGACGATGGCGGCCTGCTCGCTGGTCGCCACCACCGTCTTCGGCCTGAGCGGGATGGTGCTGCGCGACCCGGCGCTCGGCTTCGGCGAGGTCCTCCGAGTGATCGGCATCGGCCTGGTCTGGGACGTGCTGCTGACCCCGCTCGTGCTCCCGGCCCTGCTGGCGCTCTACGGCCGAGCCGAGGCCCTGAGGGCGCGATGA
- the mrdA gene encoding penicillin-binding protein 2 codes for MNPANRTSRLRLIVLQALVFSLFATLGVRLWYVQVAHGSSYRAQAASQSVREVVQQPTRGLIVDDMGRPLVSNRTSWVVSIDKTTLGNLSDADQGTLLARVAKVTGQKVSAVKKTLSTWNGSAYQPVPIAEDVKQQVALQILEQPEDYPGVVADQQTVRSYPQPYGVNAAGILGYLSPITSQEYDQAKKDKDHSLNATSEVGRAGVEKEYDRWLRGMPGSTSVTVDSLGRELGDSSAVAAQPGDTLVTSIDAKVQAAAEQDLHQAITTARATYDPVTHKNYVADSGAMVVMEAKTGRVVAMASEPTYDPEEWVGGISQKQLDALYSKQADNPLLSRATQGQFAPGSTWKPFMTTGAITAGLPTDQHFTCGPGLQIGNRYFKNYESESYGSITFAEALNVSCDTFFYQVGLHFWNKYGSDPANANAKDPLATAAKSFGFGKPTGIDIPGEASGRVGDRQWKASYFKAMKGYYCTMDEKGTATTPFLKLFAHEFCLQGNYFRQGDAANFTIGQGDTMVTPLQLARAYSALANGGTLYQPTIGKAIVAPDGTVLKKIQPKVVRHVAVSKKAIDYVNTALLGTMVPHSGFNGTLAWKFGGFPLGEIHLRGKTGSAEVEGKQSTSWVATYDKNYVVIMVVTQAGTGSGTSGPAVRKVWESLYGVQGDETGTQTVDTAKAAIPGVTPPKALPTFAQDGSILPPAKQRKGTRK; via the coding sequence ATGAACCCGGCCAACCGCACCAGCCGCCTGCGCCTGATCGTGCTGCAGGCGCTGGTCTTCTCGTTGTTCGCCACGCTCGGCGTCCGGCTCTGGTACGTCCAGGTGGCGCACGGATCGTCCTATCGCGCCCAGGCTGCCTCGCAGTCGGTGCGCGAGGTGGTCCAGCAACCCACCCGGGGTCTCATCGTCGACGACATGGGCCGGCCGCTGGTCTCCAACCGCACCTCCTGGGTGGTCAGCATCGACAAGACCACGCTGGGCAACCTCTCCGATGCCGACCAGGGCACGCTGCTCGCCCGGGTCGCCAAGGTCACCGGCCAGAAGGTGTCGGCGGTCAAGAAGACGCTGAGCACCTGGAACGGGTCGGCCTACCAGCCGGTCCCGATCGCCGAGGATGTCAAGCAGCAGGTCGCCCTGCAGATCCTCGAGCAGCCCGAGGACTACCCGGGCGTGGTCGCCGACCAGCAGACGGTGCGCAGCTACCCGCAGCCGTACGGCGTCAACGCCGCCGGGATCCTGGGCTACCTGAGCCCGATCACCTCCCAGGAGTACGACCAGGCCAAGAAGGACAAGGACCACTCGCTCAACGCCACCTCCGAGGTCGGTCGCGCCGGCGTGGAGAAGGAGTACGACAGATGGCTGCGCGGCATGCCCGGCTCCACCTCGGTCACCGTCGACTCCCTCGGCCGCGAGCTGGGTGACTCCAGCGCTGTCGCGGCCCAGCCCGGCGACACCCTGGTGACCAGCATCGACGCCAAGGTCCAGGCGGCCGCCGAGCAGGATCTCCACCAGGCGATCACCACCGCCCGCGCCACCTACGACCCTGTCACGCACAAGAACTATGTCGCTGACTCCGGTGCGATGGTGGTGATGGAGGCCAAGACCGGGCGGGTGGTGGCGATGGCGAGCGAGCCGACCTACGACCCCGAGGAGTGGGTCGGCGGCATCAGCCAGAAGCAGCTGGACGCGCTCTACTCCAAGCAGGCCGACAACCCGCTGCTGAGCCGGGCGACCCAGGGCCAGTTCGCGCCGGGCTCGACCTGGAAGCCGTTCATGACCACGGGCGCGATCACCGCCGGCCTGCCGACCGACCAGCACTTCACCTGCGGCCCGGGCCTGCAGATCGGCAACCGATACTTCAAGAACTACGAGTCGGAGTCCTACGGCTCGATCACCTTCGCCGAGGCGCTCAACGTCTCCTGCGACACGTTCTTCTACCAGGTGGGCCTGCATTTCTGGAACAAGTACGGCTCCGACCCGGCGAACGCGAACGCCAAGGACCCGCTGGCCACGGCCGCCAAGAGCTTCGGCTTCGGGAAGCCGACCGGCATCGACATCCCGGGCGAGGCCAGCGGCCGGGTCGGTGACCGGCAGTGGAAGGCGTCGTACTTCAAGGCGATGAAGGGCTACTACTGCACGATGGATGAGAAGGGCACCGCCACGACGCCCTTCCTCAAGCTGTTCGCGCACGAGTTCTGCCTGCAGGGCAACTACTTCCGGCAGGGCGACGCGGCCAACTTCACCATCGGCCAGGGCGACACCATGGTCACCCCGCTACAGCTGGCCCGCGCCTACAGCGCGCTGGCCAACGGCGGCACGCTCTACCAGCCGACCATCGGCAAGGCCATCGTCGCCCCCGACGGCACCGTGCTGAAGAAGATCCAGCCCAAGGTCGTGCGACACGTCGCGGTGAGCAAGAAGGCGATCGACTACGTGAACACCGCGCTGCTCGGCACGATGGTCCCGCACAGCGGCTTCAACGGAACGCTGGCCTGGAAGTTCGGCGGCTTCCCGCTCGGCGAGATCCACCTGCGCGGCAAGACCGGCTCGGCCGAGGTGGAGGGCAAGCAGTCGACCTCGTGGGTGGCCACCTACGACAAGAACTACGTCGTCATCATGGTCGTGACCCAGGCCGGTACCGGCTCGGGGACCTCCGGCCCGGCGGTGCGCAAGGTGTGGGAGAGCCTGTACGGCGTCCAGGGCGACGAGACCGGCACCCAGACCGTCGACACCGCCAAGGCCGCGATCCCGGGCGTGACGCCGCCCAAGGCACTGCCCACCTTCGCCCAGGACGGCTCGATCCTGCCGCCGGCGAAGCAGAGGAAGGGGACGAGGAAGTGA
- the rodA gene encoding rod shape-determining protein RodA, with protein MNRVQLRPIGRMDWVLMVAVLALLVLSTLLVWSATEHRTSLTGGDSTAFARKHLVNVVIGLGLMAAVCATDHRWVRIVAPLVYVGSLAGLVLVLVMGSTINGSRSWIDVGGMSIQPSEFAKLAVVIGMALVLAERTEGRWRARVGGRDVGLMLLVAAVPAALIILQPDLGTLLVLSATVFGVLAAAGTPRRWLALLFAGGVAAAAAVVAAGLLKPYQIHRFMAFTDPSLDPKGAGYNVQQARIAIGNGGLFGQGLFQGRVTQGQYVPEQHTDFIFTVAGEELGLVGSLLLIGLLGIVLWRALRIAARTDDLFGRVAAAGVACWIGFQAFQNIGMCLGIMPVTGVPLPFVSYGGSSMFAGMLAIGLLQNIHARTVAPAAVRRASTPGLLAVR; from the coding sequence GTGAACCGTGTGCAGCTGCGCCCGATCGGCAGGATGGACTGGGTGCTGATGGTCGCCGTCCTGGCCCTGCTGGTGCTCTCCACGCTGCTGGTGTGGTCGGCGACCGAGCACCGCACGAGCCTCACCGGCGGCGACAGCACCGCCTTCGCGCGCAAGCACCTGGTCAACGTCGTCATCGGGCTGGGCCTGATGGCAGCGGTGTGCGCCACCGACCACCGCTGGGTGCGGATCGTGGCGCCGCTCGTCTACGTCGGCTCGCTCGCTGGGCTCGTGCTGGTCCTGGTGATGGGCAGCACGATCAACGGCTCGCGATCGTGGATCGACGTCGGCGGGATGTCGATCCAGCCCTCGGAGTTCGCCAAGCTCGCGGTGGTGATCGGGATGGCGCTGGTGCTGGCCGAACGGACGGAGGGCCGCTGGCGGGCTCGGGTGGGTGGTCGCGACGTCGGGCTGATGCTGCTGGTCGCCGCGGTGCCCGCGGCGCTGATCATCCTGCAGCCCGATCTCGGCACGCTGCTGGTGCTCTCCGCCACCGTCTTCGGTGTCCTGGCCGCGGCCGGCACGCCGCGGCGCTGGCTCGCGCTGCTGTTCGCCGGCGGCGTGGCCGCAGCCGCCGCGGTCGTCGCCGCGGGCCTGCTCAAGCCGTACCAGATCCACCGCTTCATGGCGTTCACCGATCCCTCGCTCGACCCGAAGGGCGCCGGCTACAACGTCCAGCAGGCGCGCATCGCCATCGGCAACGGTGGCCTCTTCGGACAGGGCCTGTTCCAGGGCCGAGTCACCCAGGGGCAGTACGTGCCCGAGCAGCACACCGACTTCATCTTCACCGTCGCGGGCGAGGAGCTCGGCCTGGTGGGCTCACTGCTGCTGATCGGGCTGCTGGGGATCGTGCTGTGGCGGGCGCTGCGGATCGCGGCTCGCACCGACGACCTCTTCGGCCGGGTCGCCGCCGCCGGTGTCGCCTGCTGGATCGGCTTCCAGGCCTTCCAGAACATCGGCATGTGTCTGGGCATCATGCCGGTCACCGGGGTGCCCCTGCCGTTCGTCTCCTACGGCGGCTCCTCGATGTTCGCGGGGATGCTGGCGATCGGGCTGCTGCAGAACATCCACGCCCGGACGGTGGCGCCGGCGGCGGTGCGCCGGGCGAGCACGCCGGGGCTGCTCGCCGTACGCTGA
- a CDS encoding MDR family MFS transporter: protein MTTNASTAPAGHAAPGEYSHKQILTILTGLLLGMFLGSLDQTIVSTSIRTIADDLHGLDAQAWVTTAYLITSTITTPIYGKLGDLWGRKKLFMFAISIFVIGSVLCTFSTSMYELAAFRAFQGLGAGGLFTLVLAIIGDIVSPRERAKYTGYFMATFGTSSVLGPVIGGFFAGASSILGIAGWRWVFLVNVPIGIVALIVVFRTLHVHHVKRQARIDFLGAIALVICLVPLLTVAEQGQGWGWSSTKAILCFVVGAAGLVMFVAAEAYMKDNALIPLRLFRIRAAWVTVVASVLVGMALFGGMMMLPLYLQIVHGASPTESGLLMLPMVLGLMSAAMISGKITSKTGRPRMFPIAGSLIMAVGFFLLTQVSAGTPLVLVMVFMLIVGYGVGNCMQPLILTVQSAVPPQEIGVATASATFFRQMGGTIGVAVFLSILFGSVGGDIATAFHDDSPKIQAAVQSGQLVPNTLDKEVLAGDPKVTEEFNKDSSIINKMSPQIAHPFKVGFTESMTKVFWITGGIGIVAFLVLLLMPEVVLRTTSASSAAAAERAAAAE, encoded by the coding sequence ATGACAACCAACGCTTCTACCGCACCCGCCGGCCACGCCGCGCCAGGGGAGTACAGCCACAAGCAGATCCTGACGATCCTCACGGGCCTCCTGCTCGGGATGTTCCTGGGCTCGCTGGACCAGACCATCGTCAGCACCTCGATCCGCACCATCGCCGACGACCTGCACGGTCTCGACGCCCAGGCGTGGGTGACCACCGCCTACCTGATCACCTCCACGATCACCACGCCGATCTACGGCAAGCTCGGCGACCTGTGGGGCCGCAAGAAGCTGTTCATGTTCGCGATCAGCATCTTCGTCATCGGCTCCGTGCTGTGCACGTTCTCCACCTCGATGTACGAGCTGGCCGCGTTCCGGGCCTTCCAGGGGCTGGGCGCCGGTGGTCTGTTCACCCTCGTGCTGGCGATCATCGGTGACATCGTCAGCCCGCGTGAGCGCGCCAAGTACACCGGCTACTTCATGGCCACCTTCGGCACCTCGAGCGTGCTCGGTCCGGTCATCGGCGGCTTCTTCGCCGGCGCCTCCTCGATCCTGGGCATCGCCGGCTGGCGCTGGGTCTTCCTGGTCAACGTGCCGATCGGCATCGTCGCGCTCATCGTCGTCTTCCGCACGTTGCACGTCCACCATGTCAAGCGGCAGGCCCGGATCGACTTCCTGGGCGCCATCGCGCTCGTGATCTGCCTGGTGCCCCTGCTGACCGTCGCCGAGCAGGGCCAGGGCTGGGGCTGGAGCTCGACCAAGGCGATCCTCTGCTTCGTCGTCGGCGCGGCCGGCCTGGTGATGTTCGTGGCGGCCGAGGCCTACATGAAGGACAACGCGCTCATCCCGCTGCGACTGTTCCGGATCCGGGCGGCCTGGGTGACGGTAGTGGCCAGCGTGCTGGTCGGCATGGCGCTCTTCGGCGGCATGATGATGCTGCCGCTCTACCTGCAGATCGTGCACGGTGCCTCGCCGACCGAGTCGGGACTGCTGATGCTGCCGATGGTGCTCGGCCTGATGTCGGCGGCGATGATCTCCGGCAAGATCACCTCCAAGACCGGCCGGCCGCGGATGTTCCCGATCGCCGGCTCGCTGATCATGGCGGTCGGGTTCTTCCTGCTCACCCAGGTCAGCGCAGGCACGCCGCTGGTGCTGGTGATGGTCTTCATGCTCATCGTCGGGTACGGCGTCGGCAACTGCATGCAGCCGCTCATCCTCACGGTGCAGAGCGCCGTACCGCCGCAGGAGATCGGTGTCGCCACCGCCTCCGCCACCTTCTTCCGGCAGATGGGCGGCACCATCGGCGTCGCGGTCTTCCTCTCGATCCTGTTCGGCAGCGTCGGCGGCGACATCGCGACCGCCTTCCACGACGACTCCCCGAAGATCCAGGCCGCCGTCCAGTCCGGCCAGCTGGTCCCGAACACGCTCGACAAGGAGGTCCTGGCCGGGGACCCGAAGGTCACCGAGGAGTTCAACAAGGACTCCTCGATCATCAACAAGATGAGCCCTCAGATCGCGCACCCGTTCAAGGTGGGCTTCACCGAGTCGATGACCAAGGTCTTCTGGATCACCGGCGGCATCGGCATCGTCGCGTTCCTGGTGCTGCTGCTGATGCCGGAGGTCGTGCTCCGCACGACCTCCGCCTCCTCGGCCGCCGCAGCCGAGCGCGCGGCCGCAGCGGAGTAG
- a CDS encoding carboxypeptidase-like regulatory domain-containing protein → MKMIRWAAPAALTVALVGAPLTLLPTAAQATGGTDSLSVTVDDFTTGAPLGGVNVELYSTATGATVGNALTTDSSGNVTFGNLADGSYTAKAVATSTHHDQFSVVENLDANNASADVTISPVSVGASRGSLTGTVTQATTTYLYDYVAVYPATTTQTQIANKSVNPVSTSWEATGSDTPTTLSTTWRSSIPVGQYKVVAYDVTSGGGSCCPSSYATAVWAGAPTSANDADHAAIFTVKSAAATNIGSTALPAAANVITTPEIGGTVTGVGGIKLASASYQDDVEVMLYRQDTSNSTWSQVAATWTDDKGTYSFSGQPAGTYTLRVWDPSGEYGDEWLGGTAVDSSAVPPAGVPTFTIDGTTPVTKNITAKQTTLDTSSGLHGTITDDAGKAHPGRIDVYDVYGFEVWESQTRRDGTWTLPTTSLAPGQYKVEAADSDDVSSYYGGKTFKTASTFTVPVKGSVSAGGSKLLRYATISGKITLPAVSGTDEGQVYLQLLDGDGYEVDNTGANDDGSYSFVEQPGTYYLVAYGRRDASWDDTDANLSEVDFVPQFWKGRYTLASATPIKLGSGAKATVSYTLGRTLLATAAPTISGSATQGGTLTATTGTWNVTQDLAYSYTWKRGATVLSHAASYKPVAADQGQTLTVSVQARDTNGDYLSGSTTKSVKVAAAPVKKHHHKKHKKHKK, encoded by the coding sequence ATGAAGATGATCAGATGGGCCGCTCCGGCGGCCCTGACGGTGGCATTGGTCGGCGCGCCGCTGACCTTGCTACCCACCGCCGCACAGGCCACCGGCGGCACCGACTCCCTGTCCGTGACCGTTGACGATTTCACTACCGGTGCCCCCCTGGGCGGCGTGAACGTCGAGCTCTACAGCACCGCGACCGGGGCGACGGTCGGCAACGCTCTCACCACTGACAGCTCCGGCAACGTCACGTTCGGCAACCTCGCCGACGGCAGCTACACCGCCAAGGCAGTCGCGACCTCGACCCACCATGACCAGTTCTCGGTGGTGGAGAACCTTGACGCTAACAACGCGAGCGCCGACGTCACCATCTCCCCCGTGAGCGTCGGCGCGTCGAGGGGCTCCCTCACCGGCACGGTGACGCAGGCGACGACCACCTACCTCTACGACTACGTCGCCGTCTATCCGGCGACTACGACCCAGACCCAGATCGCCAACAAGTCGGTCAACCCGGTCAGCACCTCCTGGGAGGCGACCGGATCGGACACGCCGACGACCTTGTCGACCACCTGGCGGTCGAGTATTCCCGTCGGCCAGTACAAGGTGGTCGCCTACGACGTGACCTCCGGAGGCGGCAGCTGCTGCCCCTCGAGCTACGCGACCGCGGTCTGGGCGGGCGCGCCGACGAGTGCCAACGATGCGGACCACGCGGCGATCTTCACCGTGAAGAGTGCCGCCGCGACGAACATCGGCAGCACCGCGCTCCCCGCGGCGGCCAACGTCATCACCACGCCGGAGATCGGCGGGACCGTCACCGGTGTCGGCGGCATCAAACTGGCCAGCGCCTCCTATCAGGACGATGTCGAGGTGATGCTCTACCGCCAGGACACCTCGAACAGCACCTGGAGCCAGGTCGCAGCCACCTGGACCGACGACAAGGGCACGTACTCGTTCTCGGGTCAGCCCGCCGGTACCTACACGCTGCGGGTCTGGGATCCCTCGGGTGAGTACGGCGACGAGTGGTTGGGGGGCACCGCCGTCGACAGCAGCGCCGTCCCGCCCGCAGGCGTCCCCACCTTCACCATCGACGGCACCACGCCGGTGACGAAGAACATCACCGCCAAGCAGACCACTCTCGACACCAGCTCGGGCCTGCACGGGACGATCACGGACGACGCCGGTAAGGCTCACCCGGGGCGCATCGATGTCTACGACGTCTACGGCTTCGAGGTCTGGGAGAGCCAGACCCGGCGAGACGGCACCTGGACCCTGCCGACGACGTCCCTCGCGCCCGGCCAGTACAAGGTCGAGGCCGCGGACTCCGACGATGTCAGCAGCTACTACGGCGGGAAGACCTTCAAGACCGCCTCCACGTTCACCGTCCCGGTGAAGGGCTCCGTCAGCGCCGGCGGCAGCAAGCTCCTGCGTTATGCCACGATCAGCGGCAAGATCACCCTTCCGGCCGTGAGCGGTACCGACGAGGGCCAGGTGTACTTGCAGCTCCTCGACGGCGACGGCTACGAGGTCGACAACACCGGCGCCAATGACGACGGTAGCTACAGCTTCGTTGAGCAGCCGGGCACCTACTACCTCGTTGCCTACGGCAGGCGCGACGCGTCGTGGGACGACACCGACGCGAACCTCTCCGAGGTCGACTTCGTCCCGCAGTTCTGGAAGGGCCGCTACACGCTCGCCTCGGCCACGCCGATCAAGCTCGGCTCCGGAGCCAAGGCAACGGTCAGCTACACCCTCGGTCGCACCCTGCTCGCCACCGCCGCCCCGACCATCAGCGGCAGTGCCACCCAGGGCGGCACGCTGACCGCGACGACCGGCACCTGGAACGTGACCCAGGACCTGGCCTACAGCTACACCTGGAAGCGCGGCGCCACCGTGCTCAGCCACGCGGCGTCGTACAAGCCCGTCGCCGCCGACCAGGGCCAGACGCTCACCGTGAGCGTCCAGGCGCGCGACACCAACGGCGACTACCTCTCCGGCAGCACCACGAAGAGCGTCAAGGTGGCAGCGGCACCGGTCAAGAAGCACCACCACAAGAAGCACAAGAAGCACAAGAAGTGA